In the genome of Phycisphaerae bacterium RAS1, one region contains:
- the hisN gene encoding Histidinol-phosphatase, translated as MDAKQLQDVLDFAVESAQLAGAYTLGYFNAAPPTEIKSDDSPVTVADRGAEERLRARIEAAFPGHGILGEEFGEKSGVDPARWILDPIDGTQSFISGVPLYSVLVGLEWRGEMVLGVIHLPALHETIYAARGLGCWCNGRRAWTSEVAELSQARFAYTGVRGMRAHGRVEAFERLIAACRIDRGWSDAYAYALLATGRVEVVADPKMAIWDCAALLPIVREAGGTFTDWNGKTTHTGGDAIATNGPLFEQVMHVVQGGEPPR; from the coding sequence ATGGACGCCAAGCAACTGCAGGACGTTCTGGATTTCGCGGTCGAGTCGGCCCAGTTGGCCGGGGCGTACACACTCGGATATTTCAATGCAGCCCCGCCGACCGAGATCAAGAGCGACGATTCGCCGGTGACGGTCGCCGACAGGGGGGCGGAAGAGCGCTTGCGGGCGCGGATTGAGGCCGCTTTTCCCGGCCACGGGATACTGGGCGAGGAGTTCGGCGAGAAGAGCGGCGTCGACCCGGCCCGGTGGATTCTCGATCCGATCGACGGCACGCAGTCATTCATCAGCGGCGTGCCGCTTTACAGCGTGCTGGTCGGGCTGGAATGGCGCGGTGAGATGGTGCTGGGCGTGATTCACTTGCCGGCGCTGCACGAGACAATCTACGCCGCCCGCGGGCTGGGCTGCTGGTGCAACGGCCGGCGGGCGTGGACCTCTGAGGTTGCTGAGCTTTCTCAGGCCCGTTTTGCGTACACGGGGGTGCGCGGCATGCGCGCCCACGGGCGCGTGGAGGCGTTCGAGCGGCTCATCGCAGCCTGCCGGATCGACCGCGGCTGGAGCGATGCGTACGCGTATGCGCTGCTGGCGACGGGGCGGGTCGAGGTGGTCGCCGATCCGAAGATGGCGATCTGGGACTGTGCGGCGTTGCTGCCGATCGTCCGCGAGGCGGGCGGAACGTTCACTGACTGGAACGGCAAGACGACGCACACGGGCGGCGATGCGATCGCGACGAACGGGCCGCTCTTCGAGCAGGTGATGCACGTGGTGCAAGGCGGGGAGCCGCCTCGATAG
- the amnD gene encoding 2-aminomuconate deaminase: MIPDTIISSRAPEPVGPYPHAKRVGNLLFVSGLGPRTRGSLRIPGVTLDPAGKVVSYDIEIQCRSVFQNIRTVLEDAGSSWERIVDVTTFLTNMDDFARYNEVYAEYFAGPGKPNPTRTTVAVTALPTPIAIELKVIATIDV, encoded by the coding sequence ATGATTCCCGACACGATCATCAGCTCGCGCGCCCCCGAACCCGTCGGCCCGTATCCGCACGCCAAGCGCGTCGGGAATCTGCTCTTCGTTTCCGGCCTCGGCCCGCGCACCCGCGGCTCGCTCCGGATTCCGGGCGTCACGCTTGACCCGGCGGGCAAGGTCGTGTCGTACGACATCGAAATCCAGTGCCGCAGCGTTTTCCAGAACATCCGCACCGTGCTTGAAGACGCCGGTTCATCGTGGGAACGCATCGTCGACGTCACGACGTTTCTCACGAACATGGATGACTTCGCGCGCTATAACGAGGTCTACGCCGAGTATTTCGCCGGTCCGGGCAAGCCGAACCCGACGCGGACGACCGTCGCCGTCACGGCGTTGCCGACGCCCATCGCGATTGAGCTGAAGGTGATCGCCACGATTGACGTGTAG
- a CDS encoding Alpha/beta hydrolase family protein, with the protein MTGAMQNPSRVRRGAFAVWLARGVAAAAAAYLIYLITMTIMQDRLVFPAAGVRSARLGPPPGVEQWWTGTDTDARVEAWFKPGRGRSAANPGPAVIYFHGNGDLIDYHWNALQHYRDAGISTLAVEFRGYGRSGGKPSIAGIVADGRAFREMLVQRPEVDPQQIIFHGLSLGGGLAIALSEDAPPAALIVEATFFSLDELIARFGLPPQLSRHRLDSGRIVAGLHVPLLVLHGRHDATIPVDHGRRLARAARHGQILELDCGHSDIQPPWPAVRQFLRESGLAVR; encoded by the coding sequence ATGACCGGCGCGATGCAAAACCCGAGTCGGGTGCGGCGCGGGGCCTTCGCGGTATGGCTGGCGCGCGGCGTGGCGGCGGCCGCCGCCGCGTATCTCATCTATCTGATCACCATGACGATCATGCAGGACCGCCTGGTGTTTCCGGCGGCGGGCGTTCGTTCCGCCCGGCTCGGTCCGCCGCCCGGAGTCGAGCAGTGGTGGACGGGGACGGACACCGATGCCCGCGTCGAAGCGTGGTTCAAGCCAGGCCGCGGCCGTAGCGCGGCAAACCCCGGCCCCGCGGTGATCTACTTCCACGGCAACGGGGATCTCATCGACTACCACTGGAACGCTCTGCAACACTACCGCGACGCCGGCATCTCGACGCTCGCGGTCGAGTTCCGCGGGTACGGGCGCAGCGGCGGAAAGCCGTCGATCGCCGGAATCGTCGCCGACGGCCGCGCTTTCCGCGAGATGCTCGTACAGCGGCCCGAGGTCGACCCGCAGCAGATTATCTTTCACGGGCTTTCCCTCGGCGGCGGGCTGGCGATTGCGCTTTCTGAAGATGCTCCGCCGGCAGCGCTGATCGTCGAGGCGACGTTCTTCAGCCTGGACGAGTTGATTGCGCGCTTCGGCCTCCCCCCGCAACTTTCCAGGCATCGGCTGGACTCAGGCAGAATCGTCGCCGGTCTGCACGTCCCGCTGCTGGTGCTGCACGGCCGGCACGACGCGACCATCCCCGTGGATCACGGGCGTCGTCTGGCGCGCGCCGCCCGCCACGGGCAAATACTCGAGCTGGATTGCGGACATAGCGACATTCAGCCTCCCTGGCCTGCCGTGCGGCAATTCCTGAGGGAATCCGGCCTTGCCGTCCGGTAA
- the cnrH gene encoding RNA polymerase sigma factor CnrH, producing the protein MNVATTTHSTLLARVAGGHEPAAWNEFCERYGELIRGFAKRRGLQPADCDDIVQDVLLALTTAMTGFQYDPSKGKFRSYLKTIVIHSIFRRGKQKRGEADLSDIEEATRVASTDELVEAAWEEEWRQYHLQQAMKFVDAEFNEADRTAFRMYALEGRSANETAEALGLSLDQVYQAKSRVLKRLSHLIETQVADEG; encoded by the coding sequence ATGAACGTCGCAACCACCACGCATTCAACGCTGCTCGCGCGGGTCGCCGGCGGCCATGAGCCGGCCGCGTGGAACGAGTTCTGCGAGCGTTACGGCGAACTGATCCGCGGCTTCGCCAAGCGCCGCGGACTTCAGCCGGCGGATTGCGATGACATCGTGCAGGACGTGCTGCTCGCGCTGACGACCGCGATGACCGGGTTTCAGTACGATCCCAGCAAGGGCAAGTTCCGCTCCTACCTGAAGACGATCGTCATTCACTCCATCTTCCGCCGCGGCAAGCAGAAGCGCGGCGAGGCCGACTTGAGCGACATTGAGGAAGCGACGCGCGTCGCATCGACCGATGAGCTCGTCGAAGCGGCGTGGGAGGAAGAGTGGCGGCAATATCATCTGCAGCAGGCGATGAAATTCGTCGACGCCGAATTCAACGAGGCCGACCGCACGGCCTTCCGCATGTACGCCCTGGAGGGCCGCAGCGCCAACGAGACCGCCGAAGCGTTGGGACTGTCGCTGGACCAGGTGTACCAGGCCAAGTCACGCGTGCTCAAGCGGCTGAGCCACCTGATCGAGACGCAGGTGGCGGACGAGGGATGA
- the pknB_19 gene encoding Serine/threonine-protein kinase PknB: protein MPSWFHSDDIILAELRRTGGGPRPALGIPGYDDLSELKRGGQGVVYLATQRSTKRQVAVKVLLEAVSSDAGRRRFEREVDLIASLNHPNIVQIFDSGTTPDGRPYYVMEYIDGAPLDDLIRLSGRLPSEAQPGPDANRERPFAPPRDESFSVPVSVRQPSAMLPVDGALHLYATICDAVHYAHQRGVIHRDLKPSNIRVDRGGAPHVLDFGLAKLTADSSAPGGVGDAGPARSPTGQQAMSITGQFMGSLPWASPEQAEGHVTRLDIRTDIYSLGVILFQLLTGRFPYDVTGPLRLVFDQIVHAIPDRPSKFRRELNDEIDTIVVKCLAKEPDRRYQSAGDLARDVRRFLAGEPIEAKRDSAWYTLRKAATRYKSAARVTAAFLALSILALIISLNYWKEARQQRDAARAAEDMAKAALATAKDEAERASEINKFLTATLVNADPFKTGRTLSVADFLKRASDDAGRRFEKRPRTEAQVRDTLAMSYWSLGMLEDAHREYDRAAAAMEPLRDKDTAEAYHLDGNRALLLSDLGRLDESERLQRALIERSRELFGQDSRENLTMRGNWATTLNSLNRHDEAETTLRGVLEACRRVYGEDDPNVSTYENNLATSLIAQARYDEADALVSDAIRARAASLGPTHPTTLIARGNLAQVRHGQGRLEESERLHREILTDVETALGATHPQMAEAASNFAVLLHEIGKLAEAEQLDRRAIDNYTAAVGPTHPDTLRVRNNLSGVLVSMKRFSEAASVLRDVAQGMEAVYGAEHNSTLRAQSNLALALDEDGQTDEAVRVSERALQTRRRLLGDTDGDTLISINNHGWLLLKTGRKPEALDYWTQAYAGAQRVFADNPATLAVFQNSFGYGLAQVGRFDEGEQQLLAAFASMNAAVGADSPRTLRVAQRLAEMYELWGKPEKAAEYRKLQGAAPETQPSK, encoded by the coding sequence ATGCCGAGCTGGTTCCATAGCGACGATATCATTCTCGCCGAGCTCCGCCGCACCGGCGGCGGGCCGCGGCCGGCGCTGGGGATTCCCGGCTACGACGACTTGTCGGAGCTGAAGCGCGGCGGGCAGGGCGTGGTGTATCTCGCCACGCAGCGCTCGACCAAGCGGCAGGTGGCGGTCAAGGTGCTGCTCGAGGCGGTTTCGTCCGACGCCGGCCGGCGGCGCTTCGAGCGCGAGGTCGACCTGATCGCCAGTCTGAACCACCCCAACATCGTGCAGATCTTTGACAGCGGAACGACGCCCGACGGACGCCCCTATTACGTGATGGAGTACATCGACGGCGCCCCGCTTGACGACCTCATCCGGCTTTCGGGCCGATTGCCGAGCGAGGCGCAGCCGGGCCCGGACGCCAACCGTGAGCGCCCTTTCGCACCGCCGCGCGACGAATCGTTCAGCGTCCCCGTCAGCGTCCGCCAGCCCTCGGCCATGCTTCCGGTGGATGGCGCCCTGCACCTGTATGCCACGATCTGCGACGCCGTGCACTACGCCCATCAGCGCGGCGTGATTCACCGCGACCTGAAGCCCAGCAACATCCGCGTCGACCGCGGCGGCGCGCCGCACGTTCTGGATTTCGGGCTGGCCAAGCTCACGGCCGACAGCAGCGCGCCCGGCGGAGTCGGCGACGCCGGCCCGGCCCGCTCGCCGACCGGGCAGCAGGCCATGAGCATCACGGGCCAGTTCATGGGTTCGCTGCCGTGGGCCAGCCCCGAACAGGCCGAAGGTCACGTCACGCGGCTCGACATTCGCACCGACATCTACTCCCTGGGCGTGATCCTGTTTCAGTTGCTGACCGGCCGGTTCCCCTACGACGTGACCGGCCCGCTGCGGCTCGTGTTCGACCAGATCGTCCACGCGATTCCCGACCGGCCGAGCAAGTTCCGCCGCGAGCTGAACGACGAGATCGACACCATCGTCGTCAAGTGCCTCGCCAAGGAGCCGGATAGGCGCTATCAGAGCGCCGGCGACCTGGCGCGGGACGTCCGCCGGTTTCTGGCCGGCGAACCGATCGAGGCCAAGCGCGACAGCGCCTGGTACACGCTGCGAAAAGCGGCCACGCGGTACAAATCCGCCGCTCGCGTGACGGCCGCGTTCCTGGCGCTCAGCATTCTGGCGCTCATCATCTCGCTCAATTACTGGAAAGAAGCGCGGCAGCAGCGCGACGCCGCCCGCGCGGCGGAGGACATGGCCAAGGCGGCGCTGGCCACGGCCAAGGATGAAGCCGAGCGCGCGTCGGAGATCAACAAATTCCTGACGGCGACGCTGGTCAACGCCGATCCGTTCAAGACCGGCCGAACGCTGAGCGTCGCCGACTTTCTGAAGCGCGCTTCCGACGACGCCGGGCGGCGTTTCGAGAAGCGCCCGCGGACCGAGGCGCAGGTGCGCGACACGCTGGCGATGAGCTACTGGAGCCTGGGAATGCTGGAGGACGCCCACCGCGAGTACGACCGCGCGGCGGCGGCAATGGAACCCCTTCGCGACAAGGACACGGCCGAGGCCTACCACCTGGACGGCAATCGGGCGCTGCTGCTTTCGGACCTGGGGCGGCTCGACGAATCCGAGCGGCTGCAACGCGCGCTGATCGAGCGATCGCGCGAACTGTTCGGCCAGGACTCGCGCGAGAACCTCACCATGCGCGGAAACTGGGCCACGACGCTGAACTCCCTGAACCGCCACGACGAGGCCGAAACGACGCTCCGCGGTGTGCTGGAAGCCTGCCGCCGCGTGTATGGCGAGGACGATCCGAACGTCAGCACGTACGAGAACAACCTCGCGACGTCGCTGATCGCGCAGGCCCGCTATGACGAGGCAGACGCGCTGGTGAGCGATGCGATCCGGGCGCGCGCGGCGTCGCTGGGTCCGACGCACCCGACGACGCTCATCGCCCGCGGCAACCTGGCGCAGGTCCGGCACGGGCAGGGGCGCCTGGAGGAGTCTGAGCGGCTCCACCGCGAGATCCTGACGGATGTGGAGACCGCGCTCGGCGCGACGCATCCGCAGATGGCCGAGGCGGCGTCGAACTTCGCCGTCCTCCTGCACGAAATCGGGAAGCTCGCGGAAGCCGAGCAGCTCGACCGCCGCGCGATCGACAACTACACCGCCGCCGTCGGCCCGACGCACCCCGACACGCTCCGCGTCCGCAACAACCTGAGCGGCGTGCTGGTGTCGATGAAGCGCTTCTCGGAAGCGGCGAGCGTCCTTCGCGATGTGGCGCAGGGCATGGAGGCGGTGTACGGTGCGGAGCACAACTCGACCCTCCGCGCCCAGTCAAACCTGGCGCTGGCCCTCGACGAGGACGGCCAGACCGATGAGGCGGTGCGCGTATCCGAGCGCGCGCTTCAAACGCGGCGCAGGCTGCTCGGCGACACGGACGGCGACACGCTGATCTCGATCAACAACCACGGCTGGCTCCTGCTGAAGACCGGCCGCAAGCCGGAGGCGCTCGACTATTGGACCCAGGCCTACGCCGGGGCGCAGCGCGTTTTTGCCGACAACCCGGCGACACTGGCCGTGTTCCAGAACAGCTTCGGCTACGGACTGGCCCAGGTCGGCCGCTTCGATGAAGGCGAACAGCAGTTGCTCGCCGCGTTCGCGTCGATGAACGCCGCCGTCGGCGCGGATTCGCCGCGCACGCTGCGCGTCGCGCAGCGCCTCGCGGAGATGTACGAGCTGTGGGGCAAGCCCGAAAAGGCGGCCGAGTACCGCAAGCTCCAGGGCGCCGCGCCGGAAACGCAGCCATCGAAGTAA
- a CDS encoding Vitamin K epoxide reductase family protein produces the protein MSDTPMSNLAASFGARPARPPQLALRGIAVALAFFGWWLSFDLFRVAGGAVATNPLLAMQCGDDGAGPSACSAVISSPAGYILLGPGFRLPVSALGMAYFAFVGAWYLFVGPTSRRGVWWHALVLLVVGIGLTNSILLTRYMAVELKQWCIGCVAAHAANALIAAVTILSWPRRVKDRSAEPLHPTGSLACATLAAGAALFCLNFILAILLVTNSTAARTAQAYRAIVEDPQFAMWNYQRSPQVEIPLREDDPISGASDAVHTLVVFVDFQCTACREANRVVGDVLDRSPGALRVVYKHFPMDPLCNSAFKQGGHALACRAAYAAEAARAVGGSVSFNKMRKLLYERQERLAGMDFVKFAEEIGLSPPRFEEALQAAAARVAADVALGQELGIKTLPALYLDGRRLEHWRSAKTWDALLGRAASQPSE, from the coding sequence ATGAGCGACACTCCGATGTCGAATCTCGCGGCGAGCTTCGGGGCCCGCCCGGCGCGGCCGCCCCAGTTGGCGCTGCGCGGGATCGCGGTCGCGTTGGCGTTTTTCGGCTGGTGGTTGAGTTTTGACCTGTTTCGCGTGGCGGGGGGAGCGGTTGCGACCAACCCGCTGCTGGCGATGCAATGCGGCGACGACGGCGCCGGCCCATCAGCGTGCAGCGCCGTGATATCCTCGCCGGCGGGGTATATTTTGCTCGGGCCGGGCTTCCGGTTGCCGGTATCCGCGCTGGGAATGGCGTATTTCGCGTTCGTCGGCGCGTGGTACCTGTTCGTCGGGCCGACGTCGCGCCGCGGCGTCTGGTGGCACGCGCTCGTGCTGCTGGTCGTAGGCATCGGGCTGACCAACTCCATTCTGTTGACGCGCTACATGGCGGTCGAGCTCAAGCAGTGGTGCATCGGCTGCGTCGCGGCGCACGCCGCCAACGCACTGATTGCGGCGGTCACGATTCTCTCCTGGCCGCGGCGCGTGAAAGACCGGTCGGCGGAGCCGCTGCATCCGACGGGGAGCCTGGCGTGCGCGACGCTTGCGGCGGGTGCGGCGCTCTTCTGCCTTAACTTCATCCTGGCCATTCTGCTGGTCACCAACAGCACCGCGGCCCGCACCGCGCAGGCGTATCGCGCGATTGTCGAAGACCCGCAGTTCGCGATGTGGAACTACCAGCGCAGCCCGCAAGTCGAGATTCCGCTGCGCGAGGATGACCCGATTTCCGGCGCGTCGGACGCGGTTCACACGCTGGTTGTCTTCGTCGATTTCCAGTGCACGGCTTGCCGCGAAGCGAATCGCGTGGTGGGCGACGTATTGGACCGCTCTCCGGGCGCGCTGCGCGTGGTGTACAAGCACTTCCCGATGGACCCGCTGTGCAATTCGGCGTTCAAGCAGGGCGGGCACGCGCTGGCGTGCCGGGCCGCGTACGCCGCGGAGGCGGCGCGGGCGGTCGGCGGGTCGGTTTCGTTCAACAAGATGCGAAAGCTGCTGTATGAGCGGCAGGAGCGGCTGGCGGGCATGGACTTCGTGAAGTTCGCCGAAGAGATCGGCCTCAGCCCGCCGCGCTTTGAAGAGGCGCTGCAGGCGGCCGCCGCCCGCGTGGCGGCGGACGTCGCCCTCGGGCAGGAACTGGGCATCAAGACGTTGCCCGCGCTCTACCTCGATGGGCGCCGGCTGGAACACTGGCGCAGTGCCAAGACCTGGGATGCACTGCTGGGCCGCGCGGCGTCACAGCCGTCGGAGTAA
- the ispF gene encoding 2-C-methyl-D-erythritol 2,4-cyclodiphosphate synthase produces MGFRTGLGYDLHRLEPGRRLILAGVAIPFEFGLAGHSDADVVLHAVCDALLGAAGLPDIGELFPDTDARFKDADSRDLVREVLVQVRRRGYGVGNLDVVVHAQRPKLSAHKPAMRASLAALLNVGEDCVAVKAKTNEGMDAVGRVEAIACWANVLLVATK; encoded by the coding sequence ATGGGTTTCCGCACCGGCCTGGGCTACGACCTGCACCGCCTCGAGCCGGGCCGACGGCTGATCCTGGCCGGTGTCGCCATTCCGTTCGAATTCGGGCTGGCCGGCCACAGCGACGCCGACGTCGTTCTGCACGCGGTGTGCGATGCGCTGCTCGGGGCGGCGGGGCTGCCGGATATCGGCGAGTTGTTTCCTGACACCGACGCGCGGTTCAAGGATGCTGACAGCCGCGACCTTGTGCGCGAAGTGCTGGTGCAGGTCCGGCGGCGCGGCTACGGCGTGGGCAATCTGGACGTGGTGGTGCATGCGCAGCGGCCGAAGCTGTCGGCCCATAAGCCGGCGATGCGCGCGTCGCTTGCGGCGCTTTTGAACGTTGGCGAAGACTGCGTCGCCGTGAAAGCCAAGACCAACGAGGGCATGGACGCGGTCGGACGGGTGGAGGCGATCGCCTGCTGGGCGAACGTGCTGCTGGTCGCGACGAAATGA
- the mdtA gene encoding Multidrug resistance protein MdtA precursor, translating into MSVSPEVRQRLSTLTIPKEQRPAPQATQRRSGWFAALLVIVLVGGGGAAAYRYRAPLLTLLTASQDAPRVRTLVVARRSGDEQSPVLTATGKIVSDHRVQVVTKVSGQIVELRFEQGDRVEKGQVLARIEDVNYRTRRDEALATLARSTANLEYQKTNYPRVQRMHADKSASDIELADARRWHDEAVAQVKADQAALAFWEKQLADCQVVAPIAGVVLERNVEVGDFVAAEGGRGANANAQFAAIADMSKLRVEVDVSELDISRLSANLPCVVAPDAYKERKFAGHVMWIDPGANYAKATVQVKVRIEEPDDFLRVEGAAQVSFLTESRGGSESQPATIWIPTGAVLEKDGQARVFVVRAERAVEGVVRLGRRSSAQVEVLSGLNEGDQIVAEGLDKLRDGQRIKP; encoded by the coding sequence ATGAGCGTATCTCCCGAAGTTCGGCAGCGCCTCAGCACGCTGACGATTCCGAAAGAGCAGCGGCCGGCGCCGCAGGCAACGCAGCGGCGGTCCGGTTGGTTCGCCGCGCTGCTGGTGATCGTCCTGGTGGGCGGCGGGGGGGCGGCGGCGTATCGCTACCGCGCGCCGCTGCTGACGCTTCTGACGGCGTCGCAGGATGCGCCGCGCGTGCGGACGCTGGTCGTCGCCCGGCGCAGCGGCGACGAGCAGTCGCCGGTGCTGACGGCGACCGGGAAGATCGTCAGCGATCACCGGGTGCAGGTGGTGACGAAAGTGTCCGGGCAGATCGTCGAGCTGCGCTTTGAGCAGGGCGACCGGGTCGAAAAAGGGCAGGTGCTGGCGCGGATTGAGGACGTGAACTACCGCACGCGTCGCGACGAGGCGCTGGCCACGCTGGCGCGCTCGACCGCGAACCTGGAGTACCAGAAGACCAACTACCCGCGCGTGCAGCGCATGCACGCCGACAAGTCCGCTTCGGACATCGAGCTGGCGGATGCGCGCCGCTGGCACGACGAGGCCGTGGCGCAGGTCAAAGCGGACCAGGCGGCGCTGGCGTTCTGGGAGAAGCAGCTCGCCGACTGCCAGGTCGTCGCGCCGATCGCCGGCGTGGTGCTGGAACGGAACGTCGAAGTGGGCGATTTCGTCGCGGCTGAGGGCGGGCGCGGGGCGAACGCGAACGCGCAGTTCGCGGCGATCGCCGACATGTCCAAGCTGCGGGTCGAGGTTGACGTGAGCGAGCTGGACATCTCGCGGCTGAGCGCGAATCTCCCGTGCGTCGTGGCGCCGGATGCGTACAAGGAGCGCAAGTTCGCCGGCCACGTGATGTGGATTGACCCTGGCGCCAATTATGCGAAGGCCACGGTGCAGGTGAAGGTGCGAATTGAGGAACCGGATGATTTCCTGCGCGTGGAGGGCGCCGCGCAGGTTTCCTTTCTGACGGAATCGCGCGGCGGCTCGGAGTCGCAGCCGGCGACGATCTGGATACCGACCGGCGCCGTGCTCGAAAAAGACGGGCAGGCGCGCGTGTTCGTGGTGCGCGCGGAGCGGGCGGTCGAGGGCGTTGTGCGGCTGGGCCGCCGAAGCAGCGCGCAGGTTGAAGTGCTGAGCGGGTTGAATGAGGGCGATCAGATCGTCGCGGAGGGGCTGGACAAGCTCCGCGACGGGCAGCGAATCAAGCCATGA
- the csd gene encoding putative cysteine desulfurase: protein MRRIYLDNAATSFPKPPGVAEAVLDYLTNVGASAGRGAYREAVESGRLLDSCRTEIRALARAAPDDAVIFTLNGTDALNLAIKGCVNPGQHVVTTSMDHNSVLRPLTTLEERQGVSWTAVQPDPQTTLINPAAIERAMTPQTALVAINHASNVTGALQPIARISDICRRRGVPLLVDAAQSMGHVPSACFDAPMDLLAFPGHKGLLGPLGTGVLVIRAAMVERLRSLREGGTGSLSEQPRQPQHAPDKFEAGSHNAVGLAGLLAALRWIHTESVAALAQRESALAARMLNGLERLQRENRAVHYFGPRDPDCRVAVFSVLIDGLEPAELSALLETHYGLLTRSGLHCAPLAHRTIGTDSRGGTCRLSFGAMNTTEDVDAALAALSEIAAGASVQ from the coding sequence ATGAGACGAATCTATCTCGACAACGCCGCGACCAGTTTTCCAAAGCCGCCCGGCGTCGCCGAGGCGGTGCTGGACTATCTCACGAATGTGGGCGCCAGCGCCGGGCGCGGGGCGTATCGCGAAGCGGTCGAGTCGGGGCGTCTGCTCGATTCCTGCCGGACCGAAATTCGCGCGCTTGCCCGCGCCGCTCCGGATGACGCGGTGATTTTCACCCTGAACGGCACCGACGCCCTGAACCTCGCAATCAAGGGTTGCGTCAATCCGGGTCAGCACGTCGTCACCACCAGCATGGACCACAACTCCGTGCTGCGTCCGCTGACGACCCTGGAAGAGCGTCAAGGCGTTTCCTGGACCGCCGTCCAGCCTGACCCGCAGACGACACTCATCAATCCCGCCGCCATCGAACGCGCCATGACCCCGCAGACCGCGCTGGTCGCGATCAATCACGCCAGCAACGTCACCGGCGCGCTCCAGCCGATCGCGAGAATCTCGGATATCTGCCGCCGCCGCGGGGTCCCGCTGCTGGTTGACGCGGCCCAGTCGATGGGCCATGTGCCGAGCGCGTGCTTTGATGCACCGATGGACCTGCTGGCCTTCCCCGGGCACAAGGGTCTGCTCGGCCCGCTGGGGACGGGCGTGCTGGTGATCCGCGCCGCGATGGTCGAGCGGCTGCGAAGCCTGCGCGAAGGCGGCACGGGGTCCCTCAGTGAGCAGCCGCGCCAGCCGCAACACGCTCCCGACAAGTTCGAAGCCGGCAGCCACAACGCGGTCGGCCTGGCTGGACTGCTTGCAGCGCTGCGCTGGATTCACACCGAGTCGGTCGCCGCGCTCGCGCAGCGCGAGTCGGCCTTGGCGGCGCGCATGCTGAACGGACTGGAACGCCTGCAGCGCGAGAATCGCGCCGTCCACTATTTCGGCCCGCGCGACCCGGACTGCCGCGTCGCGGTCTTCAGCGTCCTCATCGATGGCCTGGAACCCGCCGAGCTTTCCGCGCTGCTCGAAACGCACTACGGGCTGCTCACGCGCAGCGGCCTGCACTGCGCCCCGCTGGCCCACCGGACCATCGGCACAGACTCGCGCGGCGGAACCTGTCGGCTATCATTCGGGGCGATGAATACGACAGAGGACGTCGACGCCGCGCTCGCCGCTCTCTCTGAAATCGCCGCCGGCGCGAGCGTTCAGTAG